One region of Pseudomonadota bacterium genomic DNA includes:
- a CDS encoding 3'-5' exonuclease, with amino-acid sequence MSNSMQHWNENQVCVIDTETTGTNPLLNEIVQICILPLDSNLDPRKDVIPFYVTIKPESPEYWNPEAKELNRELFIKAMASGHDSEKVKDLLRDWVKKLKLPLTKWGTPHRIIPLGHNFAFDRSFLMKWLGDQYEEFFDGRYRDTMTAALYLNDRAGFHANKVEYAKVNLRYLCSTLKIDMGSRAHDALADCLSTAQVYKALCRQGLLG; translated from the coding sequence ATGTCTAACTCGATGCAACACTGGAATGAAAATCAAGTATGTGTCATAGATACTGAAACTACAGGAACGAACCCACTTCTGAATGAAATTGTACAAATTTGCATTTTGCCGTTAGACTCGAACCTCGATCCTCGTAAAGATGTTATACCTTTCTATGTAACAATCAAGCCTGAGTCTCCTGAGTACTGGAATCCAGAAGCAAAAGAACTGAATAGGGAACTCTTTATCAAGGCTATGGCTTCTGGGCATGATTCTGAAAAGGTAAAGGATCTTTTGCGTGACTGGGTAAAGAAACTTAAATTACCCTTAACCAAATGGGGTACACCTCATAGGATCATCCCATTGGGTCACAACTTTGCTTTTGACCGTTCATTCCTTATGAAATGGCTTGGTGACCAATATGAGGAATTTTTCGATGGCAGGTATCGAGATACGATGACTGCTGCACTCTATCTAAATGATAGAGCGGGATTCCATGCAAATAAAGTTGAGTATGCTAAGGTCAACCTTAGGTACTTGTGTTCAACACTTAAAATTGATATGGGTAGCAGAGCACATGATGCACTTGCTGATTGTCTCTCGACTGCACAAGTCTATAAAGCCCTTTGCAGGCAAGGACTACTTGGATGA